The DNA segment CCACGCAATCAGCAGCCCAACAAGCAACAACGCAAGCAGCGCCCGCGGGAACGCGCCGACGCCGTGCGTCTCCAGCAGGACGCCGCCGACGATGCCGCCGGCTGCGATGGCGAGGTTCCAGGTGGTGACGAGCATCGATTGCGCGACATCGGCGCCAGGCCCCGCCGCCTCGGCGGATGCGGTCTGCAGCAAGGCGGGGGCGCCGCCGAAGGTCAGGCCCCAGGTCACGACGGCCAGATAGACCACGGCCGGATGGCTGCCGCCGATGGCGAGCGCCAGCGAGGCCATGGCGAACAGCGCAAGGCTTGCCAGCACCAGCACGCGCAGCAGGCGGTCGATCAGCAGGCCGCTGACCCACACGCCGCCCAGCGACCCCACGCCGAACACCAGCAGCACGATATCCACCTGCCCGGCCAGTCCGGCTGGCACGAGAAAGGGCACGACATAGGTGTAGAGCATGTTGTGGGCCATCACCCATAAGGCCAGTACGCCCAGGACTGGCCGCACACCCGGGGTCGCGAACACCCGGCGCACTGGCATGTGCTTGCCCGCAGCGTGGCCAGCGTAATCCGGCGCCCTCAACGCGAACCACGCCATCACGGCCAGCGCCAGGACCGACATCGCGCCAAACGCGGCGCGCCGACGCCGGCCACGGCCAGTGCGCGGCCCTTGAGGTGATCCGGCACCATGCGCCGCGCATAGCCCGCGAGCATGCCCCAGATCAGGCCGCCCGCCATGCCTGCCAGCAAGCGCGCCACCAGTGCCACTACGTAGCCGGGCGCCAGGGCGGTAATCGTATTGAAGGCCAGCAGCCCGGCCAGCGCGGCCAGCAGCAATGGCCGGCGGCGCCAGCCTTGCGTGGCCGCTGTGCCGCGATGGCCAGCCGGCCGGGATCGGGCTCGGCTGGCCAGCATGGTGACCAACACGCTGGAGCCGCAGGTGTGTTTCGCCGAGCAGGGCCTGGGCATCGCCTGCGTGCCGGATATTTCCATCCGGCGCCAGCTGGACGAAGGCACGCTTGTCAGCGTGCTTGACGACTACAACCAGGACCGCACGATGCTGCGGGTGCTGTGGCCGTCCAGCCGCCAGCTGTCACCCAAGCTCAGGGCCTTCGTGGACTTCATCGCCGGGAGCCTGCTTGCCGCCTGAGCACCGCGCGCCGGCGCACCATAAAAAAACCCGCCACAAGCGCGGGTTGGGCGGGTTGGGCGGGAGGGCGGGTAGCCGTTCCCGCTGACAAGGGGAAAGCGTCAGAACTTGTGGCGCAGGCCCACACCGAAGGTGTCGCCGTGCGACAGGTCGGTGATCTTGTCGTAGAAGTAAGCGGCGTAGACGTCGGTGCGCTTGGACAGGTTGTAGTCGTAAGCGACCGCCACCGTGTTGCGCTTGAAGTCCGCGACCGAGTTCTTGGTCTTGTCGTAGGCGTAGGACGCCAGGATATTGCCATTGCCGACCGGCACCGAAACGCCGACCTGGCCGTTGGTGTGCTTGATGTCGCCGTTGACGTTGTTGTTGATGTCCGACTTGATGTACTGGCCTTGCGCGAACAGCTTGACGATCTTGAAGTCGTAGCTCACGCCGCCCTGCACCGCATTTTGCTTGCTGAATCCGACCAGCAGCGGGCTGGTCGATGCGGTCACGTCACCCGGCGTGCTGTCGAACTTGACCTGCTGGAAGGCCAGCGTGGCAGCGAACGGGCCGTTGAAGTACGTCAGGTTGCCGCCCCACTTGTTCTGGCCGGTGGCGCCAGCTTTCTCGCCGAACGAGTAGATCACGTTGGCGGTCAGGCCGCCGAAGTTCGGCGTGGAGTACAGCAGCGAGTTGTTCCAGCCCGAATCGCCGATGATGCCCGGGTCGTTCACGCGGGCCGTGGAGGCGCCGAAATAGGTGTGGAACACCATCGGCGAGAACACGTAGGAGTCGATCAGCGGGTTGAACAGGATGGTCGACACGAAGTAGGGCGTGGTGTTGCGGCCCAGCTTGATGGTGCCCAGCTTGTCGTTCTGCAGGCCCACGAATGCATTGCGGCTGAACATCGAGTCGCCGTTGAAGCGGCCCGAGGAGCCACTGTCGGTGCGGAAGAAGCCGTTCAGGTCGAAGATGGCCTTGGTGCCGCCGCCGAGGTCTTCGGTGCCCTTGATGCCCCAGTACGAGGTCTGCATGCCGCCCGAATTGGCGACATAGGCGCGGTTGGCCGCGCCGACGTTCTTGACGCCGCCGACGAACATGTCGGCCTGGCCGTACAGCGTGACGCTGGATTGCGCCATGGCCGCGCCGCTGAAAAGGGCTGCTGCCATCGCTGCCAGCTTGAGGGCCGGCTTGATCTGCTTATGCATTGTGGGTTTCTCCGTGGTTGATCCGTTGCGTTCTTTGTGTACTGGGTCCCTGACGGGTTCTATTAGCTTTCGCTGCTCCACGAGCTTGATGGGCTTGATGGGCTTGATGAGCTTTATTGGTTCTGGTGCCTTTTTTGGTGCCAGGCGGAGGCCGGGCCTGGGCTCGGTCCGGCCGCTGCCCGTTACAGCAGCATGGGTAAGTCAGCGGTAAATCAGTGGTAAATCAGTGGAATGACAGGGGTAACGCAGGGCTAACGAACCAGCTGCTTTTTTGGCTCAGCCGGATACTAAGTCGTTCAGCCGGAATTGCGCAATGCGGTGGATCTGGTTGATGCAAGTTTGCAACTCTGCGGCCGGTTCGTTGCTCACGCGCCTTGCGAACTCGCCGATGATGCCGGCGCGGTCGTAGCCGCGCACCGCCAGGATGAAGGGGAAGCCGAATTTCTCGTTGTACTGGCGGTTGAGCGATTGCAGTTGCTCGAACTCCGCCGCGGAGCACTGGTCCAGCCCGGCGCCGCTTTGCTCGCGGGTGGATTCGGCGGTCAGCTCGCCGCGCACGGCGGCCTTGCCGGCCAGCTCCGGGTGGGCGCGCACCAGCTTGATCTGGGCAGCGTCGCCCGCGCCGTCCACGATGGCGCGCATGGCATCGGCCAGCGCGGCCGCATGGGCAAAGGGGCGCTGCGTGGCGGCGGCTTGCGCCACCCACGCGGAGTGTTCATAGATGCCGCCGAGCGCCTGGATGAAGTCGGCGGCCGGCAGGGCGTTGAGTTGGTCGAGGGTGTAGGTCTGGCTCATGGTTCGGCTTATGCGTGGTTCTGTGCGGAGTAGGGATGGGTTTCGGCCCAGTGGCGCGCGATATCCACGCGCCGGCAGATCCAGACCTTGTCGTGTCCCTGCGCGTAGTCGAGAAAGCGCTGCAGCCCGCGCATGCGGCCCGGGCGGCCCAGCAGGCGGCAGTGCATGCCCACCGACAGCATCTTGGGGCGGTCCAGCCCCTGCGGATCGCCCTCGGCGTAGAGCACGTCGAAGGCGTCCTTGAGGTAGTGGAAGAACTGCTCGCCGGTGTTGAAGCCTTGCGGCGTGGCAAAGCGCATGTCGTTGGAGTCGAGCGTATAGGGCACCACCAGGTGGGGCTTCTTTTCGCCGCCGGTGACTTCCACCTCGGTCCAGAAGGGCAGGTCGTCGCCGTAGTAGTCCGAGTCATACAGCAGCCCGCCGTGCTCCACCACCAGGCGGCGCGTGTTGGGGCTGTCGCGGCCGGTGTACCAGCCGAGTGGCAGCGAGCCGGTCAGTTCCTTGATGATCTGCATGCCGATGCGCATGTGCTCGCGCTCGGTGGCTTCATCCATCCCCTGGTAGTGGATCCAGCGCCAGCCGTGGCAGGCGATCTCATGGCCTAGCTCGACGAACGCGCGGGTCAGGTCCGGATGGCGCTGCAATGCCATTGACACGCCAAAGATCGTCAGCGGCAGCCCGCGCTGCTCGAACTCGCGCAGGATGCGCCAGACGCCGGCGCGCGAGCCGTACTCGTACACGCCCTCCATGCTCATGTGGCGGTCGGGGTAAGCCGCCGCGCCGATGATCTCGGAGAGGAACTGTTCGGAGCCGGCATCGCCGTGCAGCACGTTGTTTTCGCCGCCCTCTTCGTAGTTGAGGACGAACTGCAGCGCGATGCGCGCGCCGCCCGGCCAGCGGGCGTGCGGCGGCTGGCTGCCGTAGCCGATCAGATCGCGTGGATAGTTGTGGCTTGTCATCAGGGTCATGGTTCTTCAGGAAACGGTGCCGGCCGCCGCCGGCTGGACTTATTCCGTGCCGTGCGAGTTGGCCGCGGCGTTGCGCATGGCTTCTTCACGCGACTGGATGCCGTTGAAGAAGACGTTGAGCACGACTGCCACGATGGTGCCCAGCACGATGCCGCTGTGGGTGAACGGGTCGGTCCACTTGGGCAGGTACTGGAAGAAGGTCGGCGCCAGTGTCGGGATCATGCCGAAGCCGATCGAGATGGCGACGATGAACAGGTTGAAGCGGTTGCGGTTGAAATCGCACGAGCCCAGGATGCGGATGCCGGTGGCGGCCACCATGCCGAACATCACGATGCCCGCGCCGCCGAGCACGAACTGCGGCACCGAGGCCACGATGTGCGCCATCTTCGGGAACAGGCCCAGGCCGATCAGGATGATGCCGCCGGCCACCGCCACATAGCGCGAGCGCACGCCGGTCACCGTCACCAGGCCCACGTTCTGCGAGAACGAGGTGTAGGGGAAGGTGTTGAACACGCCGCCGATCACGGTGCCAAGGCCGTCCGCGCGCAGGCCGCGGGTCAGGTCTTCGTTGGACAGGCGCTTGCCGGTGATGTCGGCCAGCGCGAGGAACATGCCGGTGGATTCCACCAGCGTGATCAGCATCACCACGCACATCGACAGGATGGCCGGAAGGTCGAAGGTCGGGATGCCGAAGTGCAGCGGCGTGATCAGCGCGATCGCGCTGGCGTCGCTAAGGCCTTCGAAGGAAACCTTGCCCAGCGCCATCGCCACCAGGGTGCCGATCACGATGCCAAGCAGCACCGCGCAGTTGGAGATCAGGCCGCGGCCATACTTGCTCAGCAACAGGATCGCCACCAGCACCAGCGCCGCGATGCCCAGGTTGCCCAGGTCGCCATAGGCGAGGTTTGGCACATCCTTGACCACGCCGTCGATCACGGCACGGGTGGTGGGCTGGCCGCCGGCCGCCCAGTTGATGCCCACCCGCATCAGCGACACCCCGATCAGCGTGATCACCGTGCCGGTGACGACAGGCGGGAACAGCCCGAGCATGCGTCCCATCAGCGGCGCCACCAGGATGCCGAACACCCCTGCGGCAATCACCGCGCCGTAGATGCCCAGCAGGCCCACGTTGGGGTCGGAGCCGATGGCGATCATCGGCGCCACCGAGGCAAAGGTCACTCCCATCATGACCGGCATGCGGATGCCGAACTTCCAGAAGCCGAAAGCCTGGATCAGCGTGGCCAGGCCCGCCGCGAACAGGTCGGCATTGATCAGGAAGGCAAGCTGATCCTTGGGCAGCTTGAGCGCGCCGCCGATGATCAGCGGCACCGCGACGGTACCGGCATACATCACCAGCACGTGCTGCAGGCCGAGCGCAAGCAGCCGGCCCGAAGGCAGCCGCTCGTTGGTTTGGTCCGTTGTGACCGTGGTGCTAGCGCTAGTCATGGATGTGTCTCCTCTCCTTTGGATTTGATGGGAACGCTGCCGGGCGGGGTGGCTCTCGGTATGTGACTCCGGCTTCGCGCATCGTCGGGGACGCGTTTCTCATGAGCAGGAATCGGGCCTTGGCCGCAGGTTGGCAGCGGGAACAACCTGCTAGGTGGAGTGACCCAGCACGCTGCGAAGATCGAAATTGCCCGGTTCATCGGGCTGCACGCGATCGGCGCAAGCGCCGAGATGGTGCGCCATGCGGCTCTGGGCCAGGGCCGCATCGCCCTGTTCCAGTGCGTCGAGGATCTCTTCGTGTTCGTCGAAGGAGCAGGCGTTATTGCCCGGCGCCTCGACGCTGGCGATCATCAGCGTGGTGCGCGACACCAGCCGGCGCATCATGGTGACCAGCAGCGCGTTGCCCGAAATCTCGGCCAGCGCGGTATGGAACTCGGCCGACAGGCGGATCCACTTGGGCCGCTCGTTGGTGAGGAAGGCCTGGCGCTCGGCCTCCACCATCTTGCGCAGCGGCGCGATCACGCGCTTGACGTCGCGCATGCCGGCGAGCTTCTCCAGCACCGCGCGCT comes from the Cupriavidus basilensis genome and includes:
- the puuE gene encoding allantoinase PuuE; the encoded protein is MTSHNYPRDLIGYGSQPPHARWPGGARIALQFVLNYEEGGENNVLHGDAGSEQFLSEIIGAAAYPDRHMSMEGVYEYGSRAGVWRILREFEQRGLPLTIFGVSMALQRHPDLTRAFVELGHEIACHGWRWIHYQGMDEATEREHMRIGMQIIKELTGSLPLGWYTGRDSPNTRRLVVEHGGLLYDSDYYGDDLPFWTEVEVTGGEKKPHLVVPYTLDSNDMRFATPQGFNTGEQFFHYLKDAFDVLYAEGDPQGLDRPKMLSVGMHCRLLGRPGRMRGLQRFLDYAQGHDKVWICRRVDIARHWAETHPYSAQNHA
- the uraD gene encoding 2-oxo-4-hydroxy-4-carboxy-5-ureidoimidazoline decarboxylase, which codes for MSQTYTLDQLNALPAADFIQALGGIYEHSAWVAQAAATQRPFAHAAALADAMRAIVDGAGDAAQIKLVRAHPELAGKAAVRGELTAESTREQSGAGLDQCSAAEFEQLQSLNRQYNEKFGFPFILAVRGYDRAGIIGEFARRVSNEPAAELQTCINQIHRIAQFRLNDLVSG
- a CDS encoding porin; its protein translation is MHKQIKPALKLAAMAAALFSGAAMAQSSVTLYGQADMFVGGVKNVGAANRAYVANSGGMQTSYWGIKGTEDLGGGTKAIFDLNGFFRTDSGSSGRFNGDSMFSRNAFVGLQNDKLGTIKLGRNTTPYFVSTILFNPLIDSYVFSPMVFHTYFGASTARVNDPGIIGDSGWNNSLLYSTPNFGGLTANVIYSFGEKAGATGQNKWGGNLTYFNGPFAATLAFQQVKFDSTPGDVTASTSPLLVGFSKQNAVQGGVSYDFKIVKLFAQGQYIKSDINNNVNGDIKHTNGQVGVSVPVGNGNILASYAYDKTKNSVADFKRNTVAVAYDYNLSKRTDVYAAYFYDKITDLSHGDTFGVGLRHKF
- a CDS encoding MFS transporter; this translates as MLASRARSRPAGHRGTAATQGWRRRPLLLAALAGLLAFNTITALAPGYVVALVARLLAGMAGGLIWGMLAGYARRMVPDHLKGRALAVAGVGAPRLARCRSWRWP
- a CDS encoding LysR substrate-binding domain-containing protein, whose product is MVTNTLEPQVCFAEQGLGIACVPDISIRRQLDEGTLVSVLDDYNQDRTMLRVLWPSSRQLSPKLRAFVDFIAGSLLAA
- a CDS encoding nucleobase:cation symporter-2 family protein, whose amino-acid sequence is MTSASTTVTTDQTNERLPSGRLLALGLQHVLVMYAGTVAVPLIIGGALKLPKDQLAFLINADLFAAGLATLIQAFGFWKFGIRMPVMMGVTFASVAPMIAIGSDPNVGLLGIYGAVIAAGVFGILVAPLMGRMLGLFPPVVTGTVITLIGVSLMRVGINWAAGGQPTTRAVIDGVVKDVPNLAYGDLGNLGIAALVLVAILLLSKYGRGLISNCAVLLGIVIGTLVAMALGKVSFEGLSDASAIALITPLHFGIPTFDLPAILSMCVVMLITLVESTGMFLALADITGKRLSNEDLTRGLRADGLGTVIGGVFNTFPYTSFSQNVGLVTVTGVRSRYVAVAGGIILIGLGLFPKMAHIVASVPQFVLGGAGIVMFGMVAATGIRILGSCDFNRNRFNLFIVAISIGFGMIPTLAPTFFQYLPKWTDPFTHSGIVLGTIVAVVLNVFFNGIQSREEAMRNAAANSHGTE
- a CDS encoding MFS transporter; this translates as MSVLALAVMAWFALRAPDYAGHAAGKHMPVRRVFATPGVRPVLGVLALWVMAHNMLYTYVVPFLVPAGLAGQVDIVLLVFGVGSLGGVWVSGLLIDRLLRVLVLASLALFAMASLALAIGGSHPAVVYLAVVTWGLTFGGAPALLQTASAEAAGPGADVAQSMLVTTWNLAIAAGGIVGGVLLETHGVGAFPRALLALLLVGLLIAWASRGHGFPTRPDAA
- a CDS encoding GntR family transcriptional regulator, which translates into the protein MSKSLKLIAGADDTAAPTEIKPARKGSVEERMYHEIYDAIMEHRLPPRTKLTEHSLCEIYATARHTVRKVLAHLAADGMVDLEPNRGAFIASPSTDEAHDMFELRQMLERAVLEKLAGMRDVKRVIAPLRKMVEAERQAFLTNERPKWIRLSAEFHTALAEISGNALLVTMMRRLVSRTTLMIASVEAPGNNACSFDEHEEILDALEQGDAALAQSRMAHHLGACADRVQPDEPGNFDLRSVLGHST